The following are encoded together in the Proteiniphilum saccharofermentans genome:
- a CDS encoding RagB/SusD family nutrient uptake outer membrane protein: MRNKLFIFSLVALGMTLFSCGSDYLKEDPYSFDATGATDNATVDAQLAGLHRIVAEIGGYSSNQGYWGIWQIGTDVCSAGATQGVENPFYQYADLNSENAGVSYLWGKLYEFINNANLIIEAVDEVNPAASAEARFFRAYAYDQLVTLWGDVPLLSAPVSVPTFNFTRQPIAEVDALIDEDITYAVANLPEVGAAAKPSRCNKDMARHLGAQAYLRMGMRDNSYYAKAEQMATQIIDGGKYKLIEARYGKYLGEGGDYYRDMFRFGNQRRSEGNTEAIWTFEMEYNVNVTGGTIDNPQQRRVWQPALHKIDIGYANCDSLGGRGNGRLRLSNFMKYYAWSGLQGDIRNSNFNIRRTVYYNKPGFTGADIDVDANGWRVASGTGVRKVHVELGDPIILYATDSIETMYTYCTKWGGYDPTDDFGYAVVKDWPMMRLGETYLLRAEARFRQGNTAGAADDINVLRDRAFKEYRQLVPDAGKVSASDINMDFILDERARELIGEENRRMTLHRTGMLASRIPLNDDLYKPITGFDANKHTLLPIPLSEIQRNKEAELKQNPGY; encoded by the coding sequence ATGAGAAATAAATTATTCATCTTTTCATTGGTTGCCCTGGGCATGACCCTCTTTTCATGTGGCAGCGACTATTTGAAAGAAGATCCGTATAGTTTTGATGCCACCGGTGCGACAGACAATGCCACCGTGGATGCACAGTTGGCGGGCTTGCACCGCATCGTTGCCGAAATCGGCGGTTATTCAAGCAATCAGGGTTATTGGGGCATCTGGCAGATAGGTACTGACGTTTGTTCCGCCGGCGCAACGCAAGGCGTAGAGAATCCATTCTACCAGTATGCCGACCTGAATTCCGAAAATGCGGGTGTTTCCTATCTTTGGGGCAAGCTGTATGAGTTCATTAACAATGCCAACCTGATTATTGAGGCTGTTGATGAAGTGAATCCGGCTGCAAGTGCTGAAGCACGCTTCTTCCGTGCGTATGCCTACGACCAGCTGGTCACCCTTTGGGGTGATGTGCCCCTGTTGAGCGCTCCGGTATCTGTGCCGACATTCAACTTCACCCGCCAGCCGATTGCCGAAGTGGATGCCCTCATCGACGAAGACATCACCTATGCGGTTGCCAATTTGCCTGAAGTGGGCGCCGCGGCCAAGCCAAGCCGTTGCAACAAAGACATGGCGCGTCATTTGGGCGCCCAGGCATATCTGCGCATGGGCATGCGCGACAACAGCTACTATGCCAAGGCGGAACAGATGGCTACCCAGATTATTGACGGCGGCAAGTACAAGCTGATTGAAGCCCGGTACGGCAAGTACCTTGGGGAAGGCGGCGATTATTACCGCGACATGTTCCGTTTCGGGAACCAGCGCCGTTCGGAGGGTAATACCGAAGCCATCTGGACATTTGAGATGGAATATAATGTCAATGTTACGGGCGGGACTATCGACAATCCGCAACAGCGCCGCGTGTGGCAACCCGCACTGCATAAGATTGATATCGGTTATGCCAACTGCGATTCCCTCGGAGGCCGCGGCAACGGACGCCTGCGCCTGAGCAACTTCATGAAGTATTATGCGTGGAGCGGGTTGCAGGGCGACATCCGCAATTCCAACTTCAACATCCGCCGGACAGTTTATTATAACAAACCGGGCTTTACCGGCGCAGATATTGATGTGGATGCCAATGGTTGGCGGGTAGCTTCAGGAACCGGTGTAAGGAAAGTACATGTTGAGTTGGGTGATCCCATCATCTTATACGCTACTGACAGTATAGAAACGATGTACACCTATTGTACCAAGTGGGGCGGTTATGACCCGACGGATGACTTCGGTTATGCTGTCGTAAAAGACTGGCCGATGATGCGTCTGGGCGAAACCTACCTGCTGCGTGCGGAAGCCCGCTTCCGTCAGGGCAACACTGCCGGTGCTGCCGACGATATCAACGTATTGCGCGACCGCGCATTCAAGGAGTACCGTCAGCTTGTACCCGATGCAGGTAAAGTATCAGCTTCGGATATCAATATGGACTTTATATTGGATGAACGCGCCCGCGAACTGATCGGTGAGGAGAATCGCCGTATGACATTGCACCGTACAGGCATGTTGGCTTCACGTATTCCTTTGAACGATGACCTTTATAAACCCATCACCGGTTTTGATGCAAACAAGCATACGCTGCTGCCGATTCCTCTCTCAGAGATCCAGCGTAACAAGGAGGCTGAACTGAAACAGAATCCGGGTTACTAA
- a CDS encoding SusC/RagA family TonB-linked outer membrane protein: MYKLKTFITCIALCLCSMTVFAQTSVTGNVSDLNGEAVIGASILEKGTTNGTITDIDGNFTLNVSPGATLQISYIGYITQEVPVTGRSLAIILEEDTQTLDEVVVVGYGTQKRSDITGSVTSVPKERLSNLPVQNIAQSIQGVAAGVNITQTSSVPGDAASIVTRGRSSVNLSNSPLIVVDGVAMSVDASLNDVNPNDIESIEILKDASSVAIYGVQGANGVILITTKRGASAKPTVRYGGWVGFSEIAHVLEPGSTDQLLERYAEYARIQNKPLNPDYGGVQYAYEVDNFKAGKTIDWIDEVTQQGIIQNHNLSISGGDEAARYYVAGDFMDQQGVVKGYNYKRYAVRSNIDVKPTKYVTIGSSLSITAHNRDGGRANLLNAAAMSPYARMYEDDGVTYTHYPMYSETLWANPLLNTTLNPERRSFNISINGYGEIDFGNLLKPLAGLKYRLNGGYTYIPTRNNYYEGKSVYNENGYGYIYNSESQYYLIENILSYAKDIQRHHFDFTGLFSASSKYWQEAYAYSRMFPNDNLGWGNLETGSTQSVSSEADLRRLQSLMGRLNYNYDSRYLFTATVRRDASSVFGDDTKWGNFPSFAIGWNVTREEFAQPITHVLNSLKLRTSYGYSGNASLPVYSSFFKLTSNTLAMDGSTTTTMKVGTRMGNSSIQWERTKSINIAADFGLWSNRLNGTIEWYDRTTDGVLLLQSLNTISGFADVWDNIGVLNNKGIELTLNSTNIDTKDFRWNTTLVFAKNTSKWVDVYGNGKSDLGNRWFIGKPYGVIYDYTKVGIWQEDEIGKPVAEGGNIGWDDSAVAGDLKLADIGSPDADGDGLPEDGPDGKIDDNDRRVLGTTQPKWTGGLTNTFTYKNFSLSVFIQTVQGVMSNNGVLATASDELGRRNGPAEVGFWTPENKSNEWRSLGNHSNSHGYGFPSDASYTRIKDVTLSYRLPKSLLNKAGLGDVQFYVSGRNLYTFTNWIGWDPEARYITRGSTNWDVNYPVTRDIVFGLNVTF, from the coding sequence ATGTACAAACTAAAAACATTTATTACATGTATCGCCTTATGCTTATGCAGCATGACGGTGTTTGCACAAACCAGCGTAACCGGTAATGTTTCCGACCTGAATGGCGAAGCAGTTATTGGTGCGAGTATACTGGAGAAAGGCACTACCAATGGTACCATAACTGATATCGATGGTAATTTTACCCTGAACGTATCTCCGGGAGCCACCCTTCAGATCAGCTATATCGGTTATATAACACAGGAAGTACCTGTAACCGGCCGGTCATTGGCCATTATCCTTGAAGAAGACACCCAAACCCTCGATGAAGTGGTAGTTGTAGGTTACGGTACGCAGAAGCGTTCGGACATTACCGGTTCGGTTACCTCAGTGCCAAAAGAACGCTTGAGCAACTTGCCCGTGCAAAACATTGCGCAGTCCATCCAGGGTGTGGCTGCCGGTGTGAACATCACCCAGACTTCATCCGTGCCGGGTGATGCCGCAAGTATCGTTACCCGCGGTAGAAGTTCGGTAAACTTGAGCAATTCCCCGCTGATTGTGGTGGATGGTGTAGCCATGTCGGTGGATGCCTCGCTTAACGATGTCAATCCCAACGATATTGAATCTATCGAGATTCTGAAGGATGCTTCCTCTGTTGCTATCTATGGTGTGCAGGGTGCCAACGGTGTAATCCTTATCACTACCAAGCGTGGGGCTTCTGCCAAACCGACCGTCCGCTACGGCGGTTGGGTCGGGTTCTCCGAAATTGCCCACGTGCTTGAACCGGGTTCGACCGACCAGTTGCTTGAACGTTATGCCGAATATGCGCGTATCCAGAATAAACCGTTAAACCCCGATTACGGTGGTGTGCAGTATGCTTACGAGGTGGATAACTTCAAGGCAGGTAAGACAATTGACTGGATCGACGAAGTAACCCAGCAGGGTATCATCCAGAACCATAACCTGAGTATAAGCGGAGGCGACGAAGCAGCCAGATACTATGTAGCCGGTGACTTTATGGATCAGCAAGGTGTTGTGAAAGGTTATAACTACAAGCGTTATGCCGTCCGCAGCAACATCGACGTGAAGCCCACGAAATACGTCACCATCGGCTCAAGTCTTTCCATTACGGCTCACAACCGCGACGGCGGCCGTGCCAATTTGCTGAATGCCGCCGCCATGTCTCCCTATGCCAGGATGTATGAAGACGACGGCGTGACCTACACCCACTATCCTATGTATTCAGAAACATTGTGGGCAAACCCGTTGCTGAATACTACATTGAACCCCGAACGCCGTTCGTTCAACATCTCCATCAACGGTTATGGCGAAATAGACTTTGGTAATCTGCTGAAACCGCTTGCCGGCCTGAAGTATCGTTTGAACGGTGGTTATACCTATATACCTACCCGCAACAATTATTATGAGGGTAAATCCGTCTACAACGAAAACGGCTATGGATACATCTACAACTCCGAATCGCAGTATTACCTGATTGAGAACATCCTTTCTTATGCGAAGGACATTCAGCGGCATCACTTCGACTTTACCGGACTGTTTTCGGCCTCGAGCAAGTATTGGCAGGAAGCTTATGCCTACTCCCGCATGTTCCCGAATGACAACCTCGGCTGGGGCAACCTGGAGACCGGTTCCACGCAATCTGTCTCATCCGAGGCCGACCTGCGTCGTCTTCAATCCCTTATGGGTCGCCTTAATTACAACTACGACAGCCGCTACCTGTTTACCGCGACAGTCCGTCGCGACGCTTCTTCCGTATTTGGAGACGATACCAAGTGGGGAAATTTCCCCTCCTTCGCTATCGGTTGGAATGTAACCCGGGAAGAGTTTGCCCAACCCATCACCCACGTGCTCAACAGTTTGAAACTCCGTACTTCCTACGGATATTCCGGTAATGCTTCGCTGCCTGTTTACAGCTCGTTCTTCAAGTTGACATCGAACACTTTGGCTATGGATGGCAGTACTACCACTACCATGAAGGTAGGCACACGTATGGGTAACTCCAGTATCCAGTGGGAGCGCACCAAGTCGATCAACATCGCTGCCGACTTCGGTCTCTGGAGCAACCGCCTCAATGGTACCATCGAGTGGTACGACCGTACGACCGATGGTGTATTGCTGCTTCAAAGCCTGAACACCATTTCCGGTTTTGCCGATGTATGGGACAATATTGGTGTGCTGAACAATAAAGGGATAGAACTTACCCTGAACTCCACCAATATTGATACGAAAGACTTCCGTTGGAACACCACACTTGTGTTCGCAAAGAATACCAGCAAGTGGGTGGATGTATATGGAAACGGCAAGAGTGATCTTGGTAACCGCTGGTTTATCGGGAAACCGTACGGTGTGATTTATGACTATACGAAGGTCGGTATATGGCAGGAAGATGAGATTGGCAAACCTGTCGCCGAAGGCGGCAACATCGGTTGGGATGATTCAGCTGTCGCCGGCGACCTGAAACTCGCTGATATCGGCAGTCCCGATGCAGACGGCGACGGTCTTCCCGAAGACGGGCCCGACGGCAAGATCGATGATAACGACAGGCGGGTTCTTGGCACAACCCAACCCAAATGGACAGGAGGTCTGACAAACACATTTACCTACAAGAACTTTTCATTGAGCGTCTTCATCCAGACTGTCCAGGGTGTCATGAGCAACAATGGTGTGCTTGCCACGGCTTCCGATGAGCTTGGCCGTCGCAACGGCCCGGCTGAGGTCGGTTTCTGGACACCGGAGAACAAAAGCAATGAATGGCGTTCGCTGGGGAACCACTCCAACTCACACGGTTACGGATTCCCGAGCGATGCCAGCTACACCCGTATCAAGGATGTCACGTTGAGTTACCGTTTGCCGAAGTCCCTGTTGAATAAGGCCGGTTTAGGCGATGTGCAGTTCTATGTAAGCGGGCGCAATCTCTATACGTTTACCAACTGGATCGGTTGGGATCCGGAAGCCAGATATATCACGCGTGGATCGACGAATTGGGACGTGAATTACCCTGTTACGCGCGACATCGTATTTGGCCTTAATGTCACTTTCTAA
- a CDS encoding hybrid sensor histidine kinase/response regulator transcription factor: MKKLSPDILPGHLTLLYAVFILLFGCTDFMYSQQSSVGLDFNILSTTDGFPTNEIQKVYQDREGFMWFATRNGLCRYDGYQITVYSSNHLKSPVLTSNNIYCLADDDHGNLWVGTYNGMNRFDKRSGTFEPVEIRNTSNKVVSCILVTQNNEVWIGLDDGLFRYDPRENTFTHHSLQRIGDITITGSVKSIIEDTSGEIWIGTWNSGLYRYSPSKNIFYAYPQLNQRNSAHAIYEDGRKNIWIGTWGEGLHLLENPRDMGNLRLKTYRHDTNDPESLSDNLVYDICEDIHTNTLWIGTRSGLSMLEYDNPSGFINWSTTHKTNKLPSNEVNSIIRDNKENIWIGTIGGGVLFINTEKSKFNFFGVDLPEIPTGAIRSVFLDNDDNMWMGVGTYGVVLHDKKSGKTISQLALPEFNGMGQITTYDIKQRNTGEILFGTYGGGLWVYEKGKPVKTYTEENCSFISDNRIRSIYIDRQQNCWLGTQYGLGVWLSDNTGVTFDEIIIDGKRLEPSSMIDIAEDDTGRIWVATIGNGIISVEGDPWRKEGLTFRNYTAENGKISAHTINVLHYDTFGRLWAGAENGRLYLYDKVSDSFIDKSPQFSILGTLISSIREDRQGNLWIGTSNGLARLSFNETAELTSYRVYTTADGLCDNFFISKSSCNHNGELFFGGYKGLVRFNPDNIEVEINPTPFYITDIRVLNTSFYNLDKEITGKISEKVPSFSDRITIPHKYNNFSIHFATLNYKNPELNRYAYKLAGFDPDWTYADSKQNVAYYNNLSPGQYVFQLRATTQNGVWNDEIKEMRINVLPPFWLSWWAFVIYFCTFVLIGYAIYRNILNRIHLRNQLRYKEIEQEKAEELNHAKLQFFTNITHEFLTPLTIISATVDELQQISPRNDDLYATMGQNINRLSRLLQQILEFRKAESGNLRLRVAYGNISEFIRNAIESFYPLIRKKKLHFSYVSDPENIQGLFDIDKLDKILYNLVSNAAKYVSEGGSIRVTLSYRDEEKDHILVSVKDDGAGISKEDQQTLFKRFYEGNYRRHKTTGTGIGLSLVKDLVNLYHGTIQVESEIGKGTEFTVILPIDVSCFEDSEIDTNKFETVREPTIVEAPAIAEENVPTTKKQKTSSILVVEDNAEILQLIHRLLNRDYHVLTATNGKEAMLILEHEKIDIIVSDIMMPEMDGVELCRSLKNNIEYSHIPIILLTAKTDEKDRADAYESGADAFISKPFNLNVLHARIKNLLKSRERIARDFKNQLVFELKDLEFTNLDEEFIRKAIDCVNRHLDNTEFDQQQFSEEMNVSKSTLYNKLKTLTGLNTSAFITNIRLKAACRIMDQNRNIRISDLAYAVGFNDPKYFSSCFKKEFNMRPSEYIERFSGTLGE, encoded by the coding sequence ATGAAGAAGTTGTCACCAGATATTCTACCCGGTCATTTAACATTACTTTACGCCGTTTTCATTTTACTGTTCGGCTGTACAGATTTTATGTATTCTCAACAGAGCAGCGTTGGGTTGGATTTTAATATCCTGAGTACGACGGATGGTTTTCCCACCAATGAAATACAGAAAGTATACCAGGACCGGGAGGGATTTATGTGGTTTGCCACGAGAAACGGACTGTGCAGGTACGACGGATACCAGATAACGGTCTATAGCTCCAACCACCTTAAATCGCCTGTACTGACGAGCAATAATATTTATTGTCTTGCAGATGATGACCACGGAAATCTTTGGGTTGGTACGTATAACGGGATGAACCGGTTCGATAAGAGGTCGGGGACGTTTGAGCCGGTTGAGATCCGGAATACAAGCAACAAGGTGGTCTCCTGTATTCTCGTAACCCAAAATAATGAGGTCTGGATCGGGTTGGATGACGGACTATTCCGATATGATCCCCGGGAGAATACCTTTACCCACCATAGCCTGCAAAGAATTGGCGATATTACCATAACCGGTTCGGTTAAATCTATTATTGAAGATACCTCCGGTGAAATATGGATCGGCACGTGGAATAGCGGATTATACCGGTATTCTCCCTCTAAAAATATCTTTTACGCTTATCCGCAACTGAATCAGCGCAACTCGGCGCATGCGATTTATGAAGACGGTAGGAAAAATATCTGGATAGGAACATGGGGTGAAGGTCTTCATCTGCTTGAAAATCCCCGTGATATGGGGAACCTCCGGTTGAAGACATACCGGCACGATACCAACGACCCGGAGAGTTTGTCGGATAACCTTGTCTATGATATCTGCGAAGATATCCACACGAATACCTTATGGATAGGTACCCGTAGCGGCCTTAGTATGCTGGAATATGATAACCCTTCCGGATTTATCAATTGGAGTACAACTCATAAGACCAATAAGCTTCCCTCCAACGAGGTCAATTCCATTATCCGGGATAACAAGGAAAATATCTGGATCGGTACTATCGGCGGAGGTGTCTTGTTTATAAATACGGAAAAGTCGAAATTCAATTTTTTTGGTGTAGATCTTCCGGAGATACCTACCGGAGCGATACGGTCGGTTTTTTTAGATAATGATGATAATATGTGGATGGGTGTAGGTACATACGGAGTTGTCCTGCATGATAAAAAATCGGGAAAGACTATCTCGCAACTGGCCTTGCCTGAATTCAACGGAATGGGTCAAATTACAACGTATGATATCAAGCAGCGTAATACCGGCGAAATACTTTTCGGTACGTATGGAGGCGGGTTATGGGTATATGAAAAAGGAAAACCTGTCAAAACGTATACTGAAGAGAATTGCAGTTTCATCAGTGATAATCGTATACGGAGCATTTACATCGACCGACAGCAGAATTGCTGGCTTGGAACGCAATATGGGCTGGGTGTCTGGCTCAGCGATAATACAGGAGTTACTTTCGATGAGATCATTATCGATGGTAAGCGCCTGGAGCCGTCAAGTATGATCGATATCGCGGAAGACGATACCGGCAGAATATGGGTTGCAACGATCGGTAATGGTATAATATCGGTGGAAGGTGATCCCTGGCGTAAAGAAGGACTCACTTTCAGGAACTATACTGCTGAAAATGGAAAGATATCCGCTCACACCATCAATGTGCTGCATTATGATACCTTCGGACGTTTATGGGCGGGAGCCGAAAACGGAAGGTTGTACCTGTACGACAAAGTGTCGGACTCGTTTATCGACAAATCGCCCCAATTCTCTATTCTGGGAACCCTGATTAGTTCCATCAGGGAAGACCGGCAGGGAAATCTGTGGATCGGTACAAGCAACGGACTTGCCAGGCTCTCGTTCAATGAAACAGCCGAACTGACAAGCTATCGGGTTTATACTACAGCCGATGGGTTATGCGATAACTTTTTCATATCGAAATCATCCTGTAATCATAACGGAGAGTTGTTTTTTGGGGGGTATAAAGGATTGGTAAGGTTCAATCCCGATAATATAGAGGTAGAGATCAATCCGACACCGTTTTATATAACCGATATAAGGGTATTGAACACCTCTTTCTATAACCTGGATAAGGAAATAACCGGCAAAATATCTGAAAAAGTCCCTTCTTTCTCTGATCGGATCACGATTCCGCATAAGTATAACAATTTCAGTATCCATTTTGCGACCCTCAATTACAAAAATCCCGAACTGAACAGATATGCCTATAAACTGGCCGGGTTTGATCCGGACTGGACATATGCCGATTCGAAACAAAATGTGGCTTATTACAATAATCTTTCGCCGGGACAGTATGTTTTTCAATTGAGGGCGACTACGCAGAATGGCGTGTGGAACGATGAGATTAAAGAGATGCGAATCAATGTGCTGCCCCCGTTCTGGCTTTCATGGTGGGCTTTTGTCATCTATTTTTGTACTTTCGTGCTGATCGGTTATGCGATCTACCGGAATATCCTGAATCGCATACATCTTCGTAATCAATTACGGTATAAAGAGATAGAACAGGAAAAAGCAGAAGAACTCAACCATGCCAAACTACAGTTTTTCACGAATATCACGCATGAATTCCTGACACCGCTCACCATTATTTCGGCTACAGTGGACGAATTGCAACAAATATCACCCCGGAATGACGACCTGTATGCGACTATGGGGCAGAATATCAACCGGTTGTCCCGGTTGTTGCAACAAATCCTGGAATTCAGGAAAGCCGAGTCAGGGAATTTGCGATTGCGCGTTGCATACGGTAATATCTCCGAATTTATAAGGAACGCTATCGAGTCGTTTTATCCGCTGATCAGGAAAAAGAAACTTCATTTTTCCTACGTGAGTGATCCGGAAAATATCCAGGGATTGTTTGATATTGACAAATTGGACAAGATTCTCTACAATCTGGTCTCAAATGCTGCCAAATATGTTTCGGAAGGGGGCTCCATACGGGTAACGCTATCATACCGGGATGAAGAAAAAGACCATATCCTGGTATCGGTAAAAGATGATGGAGCGGGAATCTCGAAAGAAGACCAGCAAACATTATTCAAACGGTTCTACGAGGGAAATTACCGTCGGCACAAAACTACTGGTACCGGCATCGGATTATCACTGGTAAAAGACCTTGTCAACCTCTATCACGGGACGATACAGGTGGAAAGCGAGATCGGTAAAGGGACTGAATTCACGGTCATTCTTCCCATCGATGTCTCCTGTTTCGAGGATTCAGAAATCGATACGAATAAATTTGAAACCGTCCGGGAGCCGACAATCGTTGAAGCCCCTGCGATAGCAGAAGAAAACGTACCTACGACGAAAAAACAAAAAACATCATCCATATTGGTTGTGGAAGACAATGCGGAGATATTGCAGCTTATTCATCGGTTGTTAAACAGGGATTATCATGTATTGACTGCTACAAACGGAAAAGAGGCGATGCTTATTCTCGAACATGAAAAAATAGATATTATTGTTTCGGATATTATGATGCCGGAAATGGATGGCGTGGAACTGTGCAGATCGCTGAAGAACAATATTGAATATAGTCATATTCCTATTATCTTACTGACGGCCAAAACCGATGAGAAAGACCGAGCCGATGCCTATGAGTCGGGAGCCGATGCATTTATCAGTAAGCCTTTTAACCTGAACGTACTGCATGCGCGTATCAAAAATCTCTTAAAAAGCCGGGAACGCATAGCACGGGATTTTAAAAACCAGCTGGTATTTGAATTGAAAGACCTGGAATTCAC